The Chamaesiphon minutus PCC 6605 DNA window GCATCATTGACTAGATAGCGCGTGGGGAAGTTATCTGTCCCATCTACGACAATATCATAAGGACGAATGATGTCTAACGCGTTCGCCGAACTCAATGCCGTCTCATAGAGGTCTACTTGACAGTAGGGATTTATTTCATGAATCCGGTTTTTCGCCGATTCAATTTTGGGTTTGCCAACCCAAGAAGTGCCATGAATGACTTGACGTTGAAGATTGGAATGGTCAACAACATCAAAATCGACAATGCCCAGGCGACCGATGCCTGCGGCAGCTAAATAGAGTAATAATGGCGAACCAAGTCCCCCCGTACCTACACAGAGTACGCTGGCGGCTTTGAGACGTTTTTGACCGTCTAAGCCCACTTCTGGGAGGATCAGATGCCGCGAATAGCGGGCATATTCTTCAGGTAGTAACTGGATTTCGTCCAGATTCGGATCGAGCATAGCTAGTTTAGTTAAAGCTGATGATTGGTGAGTTCAACAGCGATCGCCAAGAGGTGTGGTATCTAGAAACTAGCACTCCGACCGTCGCCGTTCGCGTTGGTGTCAGCATCGCCTACCGTTAAGCACGGCGGTAGATCTACCAAATCGGTCTCCATTCAGATGTCTTTAAATCGGACACTGTTTACCAGACTGATGGTTAATATTCTACCTCGTTTGCGCAGCATCTTCCCTGAAGAATAGTGTCGCGGCTCGATCGTTGTCTTCAGGGCGATTCATGGCAATTGTATCGATTCAATTTAGGCCAGCAGCATCCTAGATCTTGTCTCGATCGACCTCGATTGCCACCTTTTAAGAGATCGTCCCAACCAAACCCGCACCGTAAATCTGTGTCCCACACCATAAAGGGTATACCCGAAGGCATACCCTTTAACGATTTGTGAGTTCAAAATTTTGCCTTATGCAGCAGCCGGAGCGGGATAAACGCTAATTTTTTTACCATTTTTGCCTTTGCGCTCGAAGGTGACAACGCCATCAACCAGAGCATAAATGGTGTAGTCTTTACCCAAACCGACATTATTACCGACATGGAAAGAAGATCCCCGTTGGCGCACGATGATATTGCCAGCTTTAACTACTTCACCACCATACTTTTTAACACCCAATCTCTGGGCGTTTGAATCCCGTCCGTTTCTAGTACTACCCGTACCCTTCTTAGAAGCCATGATTACCTCGGATTATAAATAATTAAGTGTGAAAGATCGTCGATGTGGTTGCCACTAGCTAGACTGCAACAGCTTCAGCAGCCGAGGCGATAACCGCACCATTGACGCTAATAGAATCAATCATCAATCGAGTGACTTCTTGACGGTGACCGCGTTTTTTGCGAGTTTTCTTTTTAGGTTGCATTTTGTAGACAATTACCTTGCGCGCCCGATAGTGACGCATGATGGTGCCTTGAACGGTAACACCAGCAACTAGCGGTTGACCGATTTGGATGCTGCCATTATTTTCAAGCAAGAATACTTTATCGATCGAGACGGTGCTGTCTGGCTCGCCAGATAACAGTTCGATGTCATAAAAGCGACCTGGTTCGACCCGCATTTGCTTGCCACCAGTTTCGATAATTGCGTAAGTCATAGATTTAATGATGTGAAATGCCGTACGGGTAGTCTCTATTTAAGTGCTGAGACATTTGTTAGTTAGCGACCCGATCCGAGCTTAGGTATATAGACAGCCCCTTATTATGACAGATATTACTCAATCGCGTCAATAATTTTAGTAGCGATCGACTTGAATTCGTGCCGTCTCTGACAACTGCGGAATGTCTGTGTATTTACCCAATGCTGACATGATAAGGCCATAACCCGCGATCGCCAATGTGCCCAAGAACACTGTATTTAGCAATACTTGAGTTATTTGCCCCAAACCAGGAATACCTGGCAATACAGCTTGCAACAACAATCTACACAGAGAGAGCAAAATGCCAATCAGGATCGCTTGAAACACATTAAACCGAATAAAGCGACTAACCCGAGGATTGACCGCGACGCCAGCATATAGGACTAAGAACAGAATGAAACCACCAAAGCCGCTATCGAGCCTTACTAAGGGCATCAGTGGCCCGTACAATTGTTCCACGATCGGGAATTGCCCGAAGATAAATTCACCAAAAAAGTAAGCATTCACGATCGGCAGTAAATAAGCTAAACCCCCAAAAAATCTGTCTGCTACTGTCTCCGAACTTTGCCAACTCATTCGATCTACCCCCAGATCTAACTACAATACTCGTTTCTCCAGCATACCGTAATTACCTAGACAATACATTCCGTGGGAAATATTCTGCCTGAGCGCGGAGCTTAGCAAGATCGGCAGCACTAGCTGTAGCATTTTGTCCCGTACCATCATAT harbors:
- the rpmA gene encoding 50S ribosomal protein L27, producing the protein MASKKGTGSTRNGRDSNAQRLGVKKYGGEVVKAGNIIVRQRGSSFHVGNNVGLGKDYTIYALVDGVVTFERKGKNGKKISVYPAPAAA
- a CDS encoding Tic20 family protein encodes the protein MSWQSSETVADRFFGGLAYLLPIVNAYFFGEFIFGQFPIVEQLYGPLMPLVRLDSGFGGFILFLVLYAGVAVNPRVSRFIRFNVFQAILIGILLSLCRLLLQAVLPGIPGLGQITQVLLNTVFLGTLAIAGYGLIMSALGKYTDIPQLSETARIQVDRY
- the rplU gene encoding 50S ribosomal protein L21 yields the protein MTYAIIETGGKQMRVEPGRFYDIELLSGEPDSTVSIDKVFLLENNGSIQIGQPLVAGVTVQGTIMRHYRARKVIVYKMQPKKKTRKKRGHRQEVTRLMIDSISVNGAVIASAAEAVAV